The following coding sequences are from one Epinephelus fuscoguttatus linkage group LG7, E.fuscoguttatus.final_Chr_v1 window:
- the ddx19a gene encoding ATP-dependent RNA helicase DDX19A encodes MSDDSWALAVDVQEATTPSKQLDFSKKVEPLRGPRNVRGDINGNIVPDKSENGEWRRDGDKVDLAEQSLLNKLIRRTLVRNRNQVEVLQRDPTSPLYSVKTFEELRLKPELLKGVYNMGFNRPSRIQENALPMMLAQPPQNLIAQSQSGTGKTAAFSLAMLSHVNPANKWTQCLCISPTYELALQIGQVIEQMGKFCPDVKLAYGIRGNRMERGVKLQEQIVIGTPGTILDWCTKYKLIDPKKITMFVLDEADVMIATQGHRDQSIRIHRQLPKDCQMLLFSATFEDSVWRFAEQVVPDPNIIRLKREEETLDTIKQFYVVCKEKEDKFTALCNLYGSLTIAQAMIFCHTRRMAAWLSASLTSEGHQVALLSGEMTVEQRAAVIERFRNGKEKVLVTTNVCSRGIDVEQVSLVVNFDLPVDMDGNADNETYLHRIGRTGRFGRRGFAVNMVDSKHSMDIINQIEMHFNRRITKLDTSNLEEMESLIS; translated from the exons ATGTCCGATGACTCGTGGGCGCTCGCTGTCGACGTTCAAGAAGCCACAACTCCATCCAAACAG TTGGACTTCTCAAAGAAAGTGGAGCCACTGCGGGGTCCTCGTAACGTAAGAGGAGACATCAATG GCAACATCGTGCCGGACAAGAGTGAAAATGGAGAGTGGAGGAGAGACGGGGACAAAGTGGACCTGGCCGAGCAGTCCCTGCTGAATAAGCTGATCCGTCGCACTCTGGTGCGGAACAGAAACCAGGTGGAGGTCCTGCAGCGGGACCCCACCTCTCCTCTATACTCCGTCAAGACTTTTGAGGAGCTGAGGCT GAAACCTGAGCTGCTGAAGGGTGTGTACAACATGGGTTTCAACAGACCCTCCAGGATCCAGGAGAATGCTTTGCCCATGATGTTGGCACAGCC ACCTCAGAATCTGATCGCCCAGTCGCAGTCTGGCACAGGTAAAACTGCTGCTTTTTCTCTGGCCATGCTCAGCCATGTAAACCCCGCCAATAAGTGGACTCAG TGCCTTTGCATCTCGCCAACATACGAGCTCGCTCTGCAGATTGGTCAAGTGATCGAGCAGATGGGGAAATTTTGTCCTGATGTGAAACTGGCTTACGGCATTCGGGGCAACAGAA TGGAGCGAGGCGTTAAGCTGCAGGAGCAGATTGTCATTGGAACACCAGGCACAATCCTCGACTGGTGCACCAAGTACAAGCTTATTGATCCCAAGAAGATTACTATGTTTGTGCTCGATGAGGCTGATGTGATGATTGCCACACAGGGTCACCGGGACCAAAGCATCCGCATCCACAG ACAGCTGCCAAAGGACTGCCAGATGCTCCTTTTCTCTGCAACCTTCGAGGACTCTGTGTGGAGGTTTGCAGAGCAGGTGGTTCCTGATCCCAATATCATCAGGCTGAAGCGTGAAGAGGAGACGCTGGACACCATCAAGCAGTTCTATGTGGTGTGTAAGGAGAAGGAGGACAAGTTCACAGCTCTGTGTAATCTGTATGGGAGCCTCACCATCGCACAGGCCATGATCTTCTGCCAT ACTCGCAGGATGGCTGCTTGGCTGAGTGCAAGCCTGACCAGCGAGGGACACCAGGTGGCCTTACTGAGCGGGGAAATGACTGTGGAGCAGAGAGCCGCCGTCATCGAACGCTTCAGGAACGGCAAGGAGAAGGTGCTCGTGACCACAAATGTGTGCTCCAGAG GTATTGATGTTGAACAAGTGTCACTTGTGGTCAACTTCGATCTCCCCGTGGACATGGACGGGAACGCCGACAATGAGACGTACCTTCACCGGATTGGCCGCACAGGACGCTTCGGCAGAAGAGGATTTGCTGTCAATATGGTTGACAGCAAACACAGCATGGATATTATCAACCAGATTGAGATGCACTTTA ACAGGAGAATCACGAAAC